One part of the Acidobacteriota bacterium genome encodes these proteins:
- a CDS encoding RNA-binding protein — protein MSKRIYVGNLPFSTTEDELSGLFGEYGTVTGVNLITDRETGRPRGFGFVEMSEGADEAIEALNQSNLGGRNLTVNEARPRENRPRRQSW, from the coding sequence ATGTCGAAGCGTATCTATGTCGGTAACCTCCCTTTCTCTACCACCGAGGACGAGCTCAGCGGGCTCTTCGGTGAGTATGGCACCGTTACCGGCGTCAATCTGATCACCGACCGTGAAACCGGACGTCCGCGGGGCTTTGGCTTCGTCGAGATGTCTGAAGGTGCGGACGAGGCCATCGAGGCCCTGAACCAGTCCAACCTGGGCGGTCGCAACCTGACTGTCAACGAGGCGCGCCCGCGGGAGAACCGCCCCCGTCGCCAATCCTGGTAA